A portion of the Marinobacter alexandrii genome contains these proteins:
- a CDS encoding sigma-70 family RNA polymerase sigma factor: MEVTDEQLMSLVKAGQLDYLNEVFNRYSKRIYNYFLKSTLERSDSDDLTQDLFIRVMKYRNSYKDGHSVQFWIFQIARNMVKDHFRKMKVHKDQFNPLEVIPEVTDENGEEEFERERKLHEAMKSLSDEKRELLVLSKFQGMKYEQIATMRDTSVSNVKVQVHRTIKELRDIYFELAED; the protein is encoded by the coding sequence TTGGAAGTAACAGACGAACAGTTAATGTCGCTGGTGAAGGCGGGACAACTGGATTATTTGAATGAAGTTTTTAATCGCTATAGTAAGCGTATTTATAACTACTTTCTAAAGTCCACACTCGAGCGATCCGATAGCGATGATCTAACACAAGATCTTTTTATCCGAGTGATGAAGTATCGCAATTCTTATAAGGATGGTCACTCTGTTCAATTCTGGATTTTTCAAATAGCCAGAAATATGGTGAAAGACCACTTTCGAAAGATGAAGGTGCACAAAGATCAATTCAACCCTTTGGAAGTAATTCCAGAAGTAACTGACGAAAATGGGGAAGAAGAGTTTGAAAGAGAAAGGAAACTTCATGAGGCAATGAAATCACTTTCAGATGAAAAAAGGGAGCTATTGGTTCTTAGCAAATTTCAGGGAATGAAATATGAACAAATAGCGACTATGCGGGATACGTCAGTCAGTAATGTAAAGGTGCAAGTACACCGGACGATTAAAGAGCTGAGAGATATCTATTTTGAATTAGCAGAAGATTAA
- a CDS encoding MFS transporter, producing MTTSQHHNPLNCPTGRWTMFSTILATSMAFIDGSALNVILPSLQQDLSAGGVDLFWVLNSYLLMLAALIIVGGSLGDKLGRVKVFKIGILVFTLGSALCGFSQDITQLIAFRTIQGIGGAFMIPGSLSIISAVFSKEEKGKAIGTWSATTTIVTICGPVLGGALADAGLWRLIFFINIPFGLLSIWALHFKVPESKQPKVSKIDWKGATTLVLSLAALTFGFLEMPELGYQHPVVILSLALGTFFLILFVIIEKKVNDPMVPLDMFTNKTFSGVNLLSFFLYAGMGAMMLFLSLNIIQVQGYSQFQAGLTFLPFSFIMVLAARKMGELTSKHGARRFLILGPTLTGLGMVWFSFIGMTDGPSAYWTTFFPPFLLFAVGIAITVVPLTTAVMACVEDSKSGIASGINNSVTRISGTFMNAILGAVVILVFGNYVLESMETLSISETIKEQVMQEASKLGEAIAPTAYDSGLQASINSIFDNSFIAVYQMVCQIGAALSFLSAGIAFFMVEKKKV from the coding sequence ATGACAACATCACAACATCACAACCCTCTCAACTGTCCAACAGGTCGATGGACCATGTTTTCGACTATTTTGGCTACCAGCATGGCGTTTATAGATGGTTCGGCTCTGAACGTAATCTTGCCTTCACTCCAGCAAGACTTATCTGCAGGAGGTGTTGACTTATTTTGGGTGCTCAATAGCTACCTACTCATGTTAGCCGCACTGATAATTGTCGGTGGCAGTCTCGGAGATAAATTAGGGAGGGTAAAAGTATTTAAAATCGGAATCCTTGTTTTTACTCTTGGTTCAGCTCTTTGTGGTTTCTCTCAAGACATTACTCAGTTGATCGCGTTTAGAACAATTCAGGGAATAGGTGGGGCATTCATGATCCCTGGAAGCTTATCGATTATTTCTGCCGTATTTAGTAAAGAAGAGAAAGGAAAAGCCATAGGTACATGGTCCGCTACTACCACAATCGTTACTATATGTGGACCAGTATTGGGTGGAGCCCTTGCAGATGCCGGACTTTGGAGGCTCATATTTTTCATTAATATACCATTTGGACTATTATCAATTTGGGCGTTGCATTTCAAAGTGCCTGAGAGCAAGCAACCAAAAGTTTCCAAAATTGATTGGAAAGGAGCAACAACACTTGTTTTGAGTCTAGCAGCACTTACGTTTGGTTTCCTGGAAATGCCAGAGTTGGGCTATCAGCATCCTGTGGTTATTTTGAGCCTTGCGCTTGGTACGTTTTTTCTGATCCTTTTTGTCATTATTGAAAAAAAAGTGAACGATCCAATGGTACCTCTCGATATGTTTACCAATAAGACATTCTCTGGTGTCAATCTTCTGAGTTTCTTCTTGTATGCAGGCATGGGTGCTATGATGCTCTTCCTCTCATTAAACATTATTCAGGTTCAAGGGTACTCTCAGTTTCAAGCTGGTTTGACATTTCTCCCCTTTTCTTTCATTATGGTGCTGGCTGCACGTAAGATGGGAGAGCTTACTAGTAAACATGGAGCTAGACGATTTTTAATTCTTGGTCCAACACTTACAGGGTTGGGTATGGTATGGTTTTCCTTCATTGGTATGACAGATGGTCCCTCAGCCTATTGGACTACTTTTTTTCCACCATTTTTATTGTTTGCAGTAGGAATAGCGATCACCGTAGTGCCACTTACAACAGCAGTAATGGCGTGTGTTGAAGACAGCAAAAGTGGGATAGCATCAGGCATCAACAATAGTGTTACACGTATTTCCGGAACATTTATGAACGCAATATTGGGTGCGGTTGTGATACTTGTCTTTGGAAATTATGTACTGGAATCGATGGAAACATTATCCATTTCAGAAACAATCAAAGAACAGGTGATGCAGGAAGCATCCAAGCTGGGTGAGGCCATTGCACCAACAGCATATGATTCAGGTCTGCAAGCCTCAATCAACTCTATTTTTGATAATAGCTTCATTGCGGTATACCAGATGGTATGCCAGATAGGCGCTGCTCTTTCATTTCTATCAGCTGGCATTGCTTTTTTTATGGTTGAAAAGAAGAAAGTATAG